The following proteins are encoded in a genomic region of Williamwhitmania sp.:
- the nuoL gene encoding NADH-quinone oxidoreductase subunit L: MDYATLTVLVLALPLTTSIFLGLWGKRLKPLLAGIVGTSSTLLATIFSLAVAWKYFFLGMSANGGYEKITALSFEWLKFNSNLSIDMGILLDPISVMMLLVITFISLMVHIYSLQYMKGEERFQSYYAYLSLFTMAMLGVVVSSNIFEMYIFWELVGVSSFLLIGFYFNKPSAIAAAKKAFIVTRFADLGFLIGILVLGFGAQTFNFSLLIERLTDPTSANLTGMLGTGFLGVSAVTWGVMLVFMGGAGKSAMFPLHIWLPDAMEGPTPVSALIHAATMVVAGVYLVARLFPVFAISAPAALPIVAYIAAFTALFSAIIATTQTDIKRVLAFSTISQIGYMMLALGVAGWGEGQTVGYTASMFHLFTHAFFKGLLFLGAGAIIHAVHSNDMRQMGGLRKNMPITHFAFLAACLAISGIPPFSGFFSKEAILHAAYEGNKLVYYIALFTSGLTAFYMFRLYFNIFWHNQSADKHNHEHGLWAMNIPLILLALGAIFAGFIPFGHFVSATGLPLELHGNLAFSIAPVSLGLAGIVLAALLYARENTAPQKIVTTLGVTYQWVYQKFYVDELYLFITKKVIFNLIGRPAAWFDRHVVDGLMNGSAYVTTKVSESIKVIQSGRLQTYAYFSLGGIIGLIIILVFV; encoded by the coding sequence ATGGATTACGCAACATTAACGGTGCTGGTGCTCGCCTTACCACTCACCACTTCAATATTCCTCGGTTTATGGGGAAAGCGGTTGAAACCGCTCTTGGCTGGAATCGTTGGGACAAGTTCCACCCTCCTAGCCACCATATTCTCACTTGCTGTAGCGTGGAAGTACTTCTTTTTAGGGATGAGCGCAAATGGCGGCTACGAAAAAATTACCGCCTTAAGCTTTGAGTGGCTGAAGTTCAACAGCAATCTATCCATAGACATGGGTATCCTGCTCGACCCCATTTCGGTGATGATGCTTCTAGTTATTACCTTCATTTCGCTCATGGTTCATATCTACAGTCTGCAATACATGAAGGGTGAAGAGCGCTTTCAGTCATACTACGCCTACCTCTCCCTCTTTACCATGGCCATGCTTGGGGTGGTTGTTTCCTCAAACATTTTCGAGATGTATATTTTCTGGGAGTTGGTTGGAGTATCATCTTTTCTGCTCATTGGCTTCTACTTCAATAAACCCTCCGCCATTGCTGCTGCAAAAAAGGCATTCATCGTTACACGCTTTGCAGACTTAGGGTTTCTTATAGGCATTTTGGTACTTGGTTTTGGAGCACAAACCTTCAACTTCAGCCTGCTCATTGAACGGCTTACTGACCCAACGTCGGCCAATCTTACGGGCATGCTGGGAACAGGATTTTTAGGCGTTTCAGCTGTAACATGGGGCGTAATGCTGGTGTTTATGGGAGGAGCTGGAAAATCGGCCATGTTTCCACTGCACATCTGGCTTCCCGACGCCATGGAAGGTCCAACTCCTGTATCGGCACTTATACACGCGGCCACCATGGTCGTAGCTGGTGTATACCTTGTTGCTAGGTTATTCCCTGTATTTGCCATTTCGGCGCCGGCAGCCCTACCTATAGTTGCCTACATTGCTGCCTTTACAGCCTTGTTCTCGGCCATTATTGCCACCACTCAAACCGATATAAAACGAGTGCTCGCATTCTCCACTATCTCACAGATTGGGTATATGATGCTGGCCCTTGGAGTAGCAGGTTGGGGCGAAGGTCAAACAGTGGGCTACACCGCCTCCATGTTTCACCTCTTCACCCACGCATTTTTCAAAGGGCTCCTATTCTTAGGTGCTGGGGCCATAATACATGCAGTACATAGCAACGATATGCGGCAAATGGGAGGCCTGCGCAAAAACATGCCCATAACCCACTTTGCCTTCCTTGCAGCCTGTTTGGCAATTTCTGGCATACCACCCTTCTCAGGCTTTTTCAGCAAGGAGGCGATTCTACATGCCGCTTACGAGGGAAACAAGCTGGTTTACTACATTGCCCTATTCACCAGTGGCTTGACTGCATTCTACATGTTTAGGCTATACTTCAACATTTTCTGGCATAACCAGTCAGCCGACAAGCACAACCACGAGCATGGGCTTTGGGCAATGAACATTCCCTTAATTTTACTTGCACTTGGTGCCATCTTTGCCGGATTTATTCCATTTGGACACTTTGTAAGCGCAACAGGATTGCCGCTGGAGCTACACGGAAATCTTGCATTCTCCATTGCACCCGTATCGCTGGGTTTAGCGGGGATTGTGCTTGCAGCACTGCTCTATGCCCGTGAAAATACGGCACCACAGAAAATAGTAACCACGCTCGGCGTTACCTACCAGTGGGTTTATCAAAAATTCTACGTTGACGAACTTTACCTTTTCATAACCAAAAAGGTAATCTTTAACCTGATTGGTCGTCCAGCGGCATGGTTCGACCGCCATGTGGTTGATGGACTAATGAATGGCAGCGCCTACGTTACCACGAAGGTGTCGGAAAGCATCAAGGTGATACAATCGGGTCGGTTGCAAACCTACGCCTACTTTTCCCTTGGGGGTATAATTGGGCTCATCATTATTCTAGTCTTTGTATAA
- a CDS encoding NADH-quinone oxidoreductase subunit N, translating into MTLHTFLLLRYEWILGLLIFFLLVAKLRDWDSKPRQFLVIINSLLVLNFIAGFLPLSQGMAFFDFFRTTHLIDFEKNILNMGILLISVGSSRWIIDQKHRGEFYILMLSSLMGMDVMLSSGHMIMLYLGLEMSTIPLAVLANFHKNSLRSSEAGIKFIMSSAFSTGITLFGISLLYGAVGNLGFTAIINHLEPNPLTITAFIFILGGFAFKISAVPFHLWTADVYEGSPVAITAYFSVISKSSVILVFVSVLYTIFGKLSESWIMAIAILAVLSMTVGNLFAMRQQNIKRLLAFSAISQVGFMLVGITGFSAQAVESVIYFVIIYILSNVAAFMVVGAVAHVTDRETLEEYKGLYKTNPFQAIVMGISLLSLAGIPPTAGFFGKLFLLTSAVSSQMYVLLGIAAVNLVLSLYNYLRVIKYMFVDEATEEVPEVKSNIYEIAVYTFCVVGVMAIGFISPIYNYIQHIVAGG; encoded by the coding sequence ATGACGTTACATACCTTCTTACTGCTTCGTTACGAATGGATACTAGGATTGCTCATATTTTTCCTGTTGGTTGCTAAGCTGCGGGATTGGGACAGCAAGCCGCGGCAGTTTCTTGTCATAATTAATAGCCTGCTTGTTCTAAACTTTATTGCAGGATTTCTTCCCCTAAGTCAAGGAATGGCATTCTTCGACTTTTTCAGAACTACTCACCTAATAGATTTTGAAAAGAACATCCTCAACATGGGCATTCTTCTCATTTCGGTAGGAAGTAGCAGATGGATAATAGACCAAAAGCATCGGGGAGAGTTCTACATCCTGATGTTGAGTAGCCTAATGGGAATGGATGTAATGCTGAGTTCCGGTCACATGATTATGCTTTACCTCGGGCTGGAAATGTCAACCATTCCTCTAGCCGTGCTTGCCAACTTTCACAAAAACTCGCTACGGTCATCAGAAGCAGGTATTAAGTTTATTATGTCCTCAGCCTTCTCAACAGGAATCACGCTGTTTGGCATCTCCTTGCTCTACGGTGCGGTGGGTAACCTAGGCTTTACAGCCATCATTAACCACCTTGAGCCCAATCCGCTTACCATTACTGCGTTTATTTTTATACTTGGAGGCTTTGCCTTTAAGATATCAGCAGTACCCTTTCACCTATGGACAGCCGATGTGTATGAAGGTTCACCAGTCGCTATTACGGCTTACTTTTCAGTAATTTCCAAATCTTCCGTTATACTAGTTTTTGTTAGCGTGCTTTATACAATATTTGGTAAACTAAGCGAATCATGGATAATGGCCATAGCCATACTAGCGGTGCTCAGCATGACTGTGGGAAACCTCTTTGCCATGCGACAGCAAAATATAAAGCGATTACTTGCCTTTTCGGCCATCTCTCAGGTCGGATTTATGCTGGTGGGCATCACTGGATTTTCGGCTCAAGCAGTAGAATCTGTCATCTACTTTGTAATTATTTACATCCTGAGCAACGTGGCCGCCTTTATGGTTGTTGGGGCTGTGGCTCACGTTACCGATAGAGAAACATTGGAGGAATACAAGGGGCTATACAAGACCAATCCTTTCCAGGCCATCGTTATGGGAATCTCGTTACTATCGTTAGCGGGTATACCTCCCACGGCTGGATTTTTTGGCAAGTTGTTTCTTCTCACCTCTGCTGTAAGCAGCCAAATGTATGTTCTACTTGGTATTGCTGCCGTCAACCTCGTGCTATCGCTCTACAACTACCTTCGAGTTATTAAGTATATGTTTGTGGACGAGGCCACTGAGGAGGTTCCCGAGGTTAAGAGTAATATTTACGAAATTGCTGTTTATACCTTTTGTGTAGTAGGCGTTATGGCCATTGGTTTTATCAGCCCTATTTACAACTACATTCAGCACATTGTTGCAGGAGGGTAA
- a CDS encoding NADH-quinone oxidoreductase subunit M, whose amino-acid sequence MNWLSALVGIPLITAIAILFAKKENIIRILALGGSMLQLLFAIFITIWYMNLRVAGATEPTLFTGSISWFPALHINYQTGVDGISLALILLTALVVVGGILVSWKIEKQVKEFFFLILLLSVGAYGFFISRDLFMMFFFLELAVIPKFLLIGIWGSGRKEYSAMKLVLMLMGGSALVFVGILLLFFSSGMVTGTPTWSIDLLTTIHIPLPMQRAIYLLTFTGFGVFTAMFPFHTWAPDGHSSAPTAASMFLAGISMKLGGYGIIRVATLLAPDAAAELSWIFIIPASIAILYGAFATMMQKDLKYMNAYSSVSHTGFVVLGIAMLTKTAIVGAVMQMVSHGIMTALFFAAIGMIYNRTHTRMVNELGGMLKQLPFISTAFIVAGLCSLGLPGFSGFVAEMTVFVGSWERTGLFYKIATIIAAISIVVTAVYILRAIGLAIWGTVTKKEYLKLTDATWNERLAAILLIAGVVFIGTMPWWLNQLVGADAQHIIARIATSTIN is encoded by the coding sequence ATGAATTGGCTATCGGCACTAGTTGGAATACCGCTTATTACAGCAATAGCAATTCTCTTCGCAAAGAAGGAGAACATAATAAGGATATTGGCCTTGGGAGGAAGCATGCTGCAACTTCTTTTTGCCATCTTCATTACCATTTGGTATATGAACCTAAGGGTAGCGGGAGCAACGGAGCCCACGCTATTTACCGGTAGCATCAGCTGGTTTCCCGCGCTCCACATCAACTACCAAACTGGTGTTGATGGCATTTCGCTGGCGCTAATTCTGCTTACAGCCTTGGTGGTGGTTGGCGGTATCCTTGTATCCTGGAAAATAGAAAAGCAGGTGAAGGAATTTTTCTTTCTAATTCTGCTACTGAGCGTGGGAGCTTACGGCTTTTTCATCTCCCGTGACCTCTTTATGATGTTCTTCTTTCTGGAGCTGGCCGTGATTCCAAAGTTCTTGCTCATAGGAATTTGGGGCAGTGGGCGCAAGGAGTATAGTGCCATGAAGCTGGTGCTTATGCTCATGGGTGGCTCGGCACTGGTGTTCGTTGGCATTCTACTGCTTTTCTTCTCGTCGGGCATGGTAACCGGAACACCAACTTGGAGTATCGATCTTCTAACAACAATTCATATTCCTCTGCCAATGCAGCGAGCCATATACCTACTCACCTTCACTGGTTTTGGGGTATTTACGGCCATGTTCCCCTTCCACACTTGGGCTCCAGATGGTCACTCGTCGGCACCTACGGCGGCCTCCATGTTTTTGGCAGGAATCTCCATGAAGCTGGGTGGCTACGGGATAATTAGAGTGGCAACGCTACTGGCTCCTGACGCAGCTGCAGAACTTTCGTGGATATTCATCATTCCTGCCTCCATAGCCATACTTTATGGCGCCTTTGCAACCATGATGCAAAAGGACCTGAAATACATGAACGCATACTCTTCGGTAAGCCATACAGGGTTTGTGGTGCTGGGTATCGCTATGCTCACCAAAACGGCCATTGTGGGAGCCGTAATGCAGATGGTGTCGCATGGGATAATGACAGCCCTCTTCTTTGCCGCCATTGGCATGATTTATAACCGAACTCACACCCGAATGGTGAATGAGCTGGGGGGAATGCTCAAGCAGCTTCCCTTTATTAGCACAGCCTTTATTGTGGCAGGGCTTTGCTCCCTTGGTCTTCCCGGTTTTAGCGGATTCGTGGCAGAGATGACCGTTTTTGTTGGCTCTTGGGAACGAACGGGCCTGTTCTACAAAATTGCAACCATAATTGCGGCCATTTCCATTGTGGTTACAGCAGTCTACATCTTACGTGCAATTGGACTTGCCATATGGGGAACAGTGACTAAAAAAGAGTATCTCAAGCTCACAGATGCTACCTGGAACGAGCGATTAGCAGCCATTTTACTTATTGCTGGTGTCGTTTTCATAGGGACCATGCCTTGGTGGCTTAACCAGCTCGTAGGAGCCGATGCACAGCATATTATTGCAAGAATTGCTACTTCAACAATCAACTAA
- a CDS encoding patatin family protein, protein MDSIDNLSASCNGVGLVLEGGGFRGIFTAGVLDTFLEQGLLFPYAVGVSAGAAYSVSYVSRQRGRNLEVNRRFTADPRYFSLGNYVKKRTFFDWDFVYKEVPLKHIPFDYKEFGKSSTRMRIGITNCVTGLVEYRDANGLSPDEFKQLLSATSALPFISQKIKIDGNFYMDGGIADSIPFEQAFADGCKRLVVVLTRNAGYRKKSSKLIPLIKATYRNSPLLAQALATRSDRYNAVLDKIEELEKRGQLFVIRPEAPITVSRTENDPIKLEALYRTAQEEMKEVLPHLKKWLAEKVVTQPVVG, encoded by the coding sequence ATGGATTCAATAGACAATCTTTCAGCTAGCTGTAACGGAGTAGGCCTAGTTCTTGAAGGTGGTGGTTTTAGGGGTATTTTTACGGCTGGGGTGCTTGATACCTTTCTGGAGCAGGGGCTGCTGTTTCCCTATGCAGTTGGTGTTTCTGCCGGTGCAGCATACTCCGTCTCCTATGTTTCTCGGCAGCGTGGGCGTAATCTGGAGGTTAATAGACGTTTCACTGCTGACCCTCGCTACTTTAGCTTGGGAAACTACGTTAAAAAGCGAACCTTTTTTGACTGGGATTTTGTGTATAAAGAGGTTCCGTTAAAACATATTCCATTTGATTATAAAGAGTTTGGTAAGTCCTCTACCCGAATGCGTATTGGAATTACCAACTGCGTAACCGGATTGGTCGAGTATCGCGACGCCAACGGACTATCACCCGATGAGTTTAAACAGCTGTTGTCTGCCACGTCGGCATTACCCTTTATCTCTCAGAAGATAAAAATAGACGGGAACTTTTATATGGATGGTGGCATTGCGGACTCTATTCCTTTTGAGCAGGCATTCGCCGATGGATGTAAGCGGCTAGTGGTTGTGCTCACCCGTAATGCAGGCTATCGAAAAAAAAGTTCAAAGTTGATTCCGTTGATAAAGGCCACCTACCGAAATAGTCCGCTATTAGCGCAGGCACTTGCCACCAGATCGGATAGGTATAACGCTGTACTCGATAAGATTGAAGAGTTGGAAAAGAGGGGGCAGCTGTTTGTGATTAGGCCAGAGGCACCCATTACTGTTTCTCGAACCGAAAACGATCCGATAAAGCTAGAAGCACTCTATAGAACTGCACAGGAGGAGATGAAGGAAGTTCTACCTCATTTAAAAAAATGGCTTGCTGAAAAAGTAGTTACTCAACCAGTAGTGGGTTAG
- the nuoK gene encoding NADH-quinone oxidoreductase subunit NuoK, whose amino-acid sequence MEQVPLLHVLILSSALFFLGVYGFFTRRNMITMLMSIELMLNSVNLNFIAFNKYLYPNQLEGIFFTLFVITIAAAEVSTAIAIIINLFRKFKAVDVEETSSMKH is encoded by the coding sequence ATGGAACAGGTTCCCTTACTTCACGTCCTGATACTGAGCTCGGCCCTATTCTTCTTGGGGGTTTACGGCTTCTTTACCAGAAGAAATATGATAACCATGTTAATGTCTATCGAGCTGATGCTAAATAGCGTTAACCTCAACTTTATAGCCTTTAACAAATACCTCTATCCCAATCAGCTAGAAGGTATTTTCTTCACCCTATTCGTTATAACCATTGCGGCAGCAGAGGTATCAACTGCCATTGCCATAATAATTAACCTCTTCCGAAAATTCAAGGCAGTTGATGTGGAAGAAACCTCCTCAATGAAACATTAA
- a CDS encoding TerC family protein, whose translation MNFLLQPETYISLLTLTLLEIVLGIDNIIFISIVTNKLPADRQKRVRTTGLLLALAFRICLLALLTAIMGLIRPLITVGSFAFSARDLILLLGGIFLITKSITEIHGKVEGEEHGEAGSGSKATYYVLMQIVALDIIFSFDSILTAIGLSNQLAIMITAVVISMVIMIYFSGFISAFINKHPTLQVLALSFLILIGFMLALEAFHYEIPKGYIYFALFFSMIVEMINLRIRKKAVGRSTTTKN comes from the coding sequence ATGAACTTTCTTCTTCAGCCAGAAACATACATTTCCTTGTTAACCCTGACCTTACTTGAAATTGTATTAGGGATTGATAACATCATTTTTATCTCCATTGTAACCAATAAGTTGCCAGCTGATCGTCAGAAGCGGGTGCGTACTACCGGTTTGCTGCTGGCGCTGGCATTTAGAATATGTCTGCTGGCGCTGCTCACAGCCATCATGGGACTTATTCGTCCACTTATTACGGTGGGCAGCTTTGCCTTTAGTGCTCGCGACTTAATTCTACTCTTGGGTGGGATATTTCTAATAACCAAGAGCATTACCGAAATTCATGGAAAGGTTGAAGGGGAGGAGCATGGTGAGGCAGGTTCAGGTAGCAAGGCCACCTATTATGTTTTGATGCAGATAGTTGCCTTGGATATTATCTTCTCCTTCGACTCCATTCTTACGGCGATTGGGCTGTCGAACCAACTAGCAATAATGATTACTGCCGTAGTAATTTCCATGGTGATTATGATTTACTTCTCCGGGTTCATCAGCGCCTTTATTAATAAGCACCCCACATTACAGGTGCTAGCTCTTTCGTTTCTAATTCTTATTGGATTTATGCTTGCACTAGAGGCATTCCATTACGAGATACCAAAGGGCTACATCTATTTTGCACTGTTTTTTTCAATGATTGTTGAGATGATTAACCTTAGGATAAGGAAAAAAGCTGTTGGCCGATCTACAACCACAAAAAATTAG
- a CDS encoding NADH-quinone oxidoreductase subunit J — protein MNGTAIAFYILSGLVLTFGALTIFTRMIFRAAIYLLLSLIGIAGIYLLMEMDFIAALQMIIYVGGIVVLIIFSIFLTHRSGEKLPQQIRRRALVGGMLALVAFLMVVVIFIEHPFTPSEVAPMAHDVRAIGRQLLDQKAHGYVYPFELVSILLLAALVGSITIAIKEKEKN, from the coding sequence ATGAACGGAACGGCAATAGCATTTTACATCCTTTCGGGCCTAGTGCTGACCTTTGGGGCATTGACTATTTTCACCCGAATGATTTTTAGAGCAGCCATATACCTGCTTCTCAGCCTTATTGGAATTGCTGGAATATACCTTCTTATGGAGATGGATTTCATAGCTGCGCTGCAGATGATAATATACGTGGGAGGAATCGTAGTTCTCATTATATTCTCCATCTTCCTCACCCACCGGTCAGGCGAAAAACTCCCTCAACAAATAAGACGCCGTGCGCTGGTTGGCGGAATGCTAGCCTTAGTTGCCTTTCTAATGGTGGTCGTAATCTTTATTGAACATCCATTTACCCCTTCGGAGGTTGCTCCCATGGCACACGATGTAAGGGCCATAGGAAGGCAGCTCCTTGATCAAAAAGCACATGGCTATGTTTACCCTTTTGAGTTGGTAAGCATTTTGTTGCTGGCTGCACTTGTTGGGAGTATTACCATTGCCATTAAAGAAAAAGAAAAAAATTAG
- a CDS encoding 4Fe-4S dicluster domain-containing protein: RAFLSLIRGMKITGYYFLHPKKILTQQYPNNRETLYIPDRFKGRVVLPHDENNEHACTGCSICQSACPNGSITIHTVTEELPDGKKKKRLDRWEYNLGMCTLCNQCIEACPSDAIKMENKFEFSVYNRDKLIYDLNKPGSKLKEKTTE; this comes from the coding sequence CGGGCATTTCTTTCCCTAATTAGGGGAATGAAAATCACGGGGTACTACTTTTTACATCCCAAAAAGATACTCACCCAGCAATACCCCAATAACCGGGAGACGCTTTACATCCCTGATCGGTTCAAAGGGAGAGTAGTATTACCTCACGACGAAAATAACGAACACGCCTGCACGGGTTGCTCCATATGCCAATCGGCCTGCCCAAATGGGTCCATCACCATTCACACGGTAACCGAAGAATTGCCTGATGGCAAGAAGAAAAAACGTCTCGACCGCTGGGAATACAACCTAGGCATGTGCACCCTTTGCAACCAGTGCATTGAAGCTTGCCCCAGCGACGCCATTAAGATGGAAAACAAATTTGAGTTCAGCGTTTATAACCGGGATAAGCTTATTTACGATTTAAACAAACCGGGTTCAAAACTTAAAGAAAAAACTACAGAGTAA